The genomic interval AAGGCGGATGGGAAATGGCACGCGATAATATTTTGGGAAATAAGAATCATGATAAGAAAATGCTGAACATATACGAGCAACTGAAGAATAACCAAGTGACGAAGGATGAAGTATGGATGGCATACAAAGGGAATCTTGAACTTATTTTAAAAGAAATTCGAGATAATTTACCTCATTTTAAAGGCAAAAAAGCCATATCATCGGACCATGGAGATTGTTTTGGAGAGTACGGAATATACGCACATCCCGGTGGGCTTTATATACCGGAGCTTATCGAAGTGCCATGGTTTGAAATTAAAGAATAATCCCGCCGGCTACTATTTCATCATCTTTTAGAAGTACAAATTTCCCCAGTGTTGCGTTGTTTGAGAAATTTCCGAATACAATCGGTTCTTGAGTTTCTATGGAGACTTCTCCTACTTCCGTTAGATAAAGCATTGGAGCATCCAGCGGTAGTTCTTTTAGAGTTGAAGAATCAATCTTACGATGCGTTTCCTTGATAGTACAAGTAGATGATTGCGTGGCAATTTCGATTTTCAGCTTATCTCCAATGTCATTTGAGGCCACATCATGTAACCAAAAAATAAGTGCTTTAAAATACTTTCCTACTTTCAAACCACTATTTTTATTTGTAATAATATCTCCTCTTTTTACGTTTGACATATTTCCAAGTCTAAGCCCGATACACTCACCTTGATTCGCTTCCTCAATCACTTTTTTCCATTGCCATATAGAAACAATTTTTGTTTCCTTTTTTGCGGGAAGAATTAAAATATCGTCATTTTCTCGCACACGACCCGCCTCAACTCTTCCGACTATATAATTAGATTCATTGTCACTATATATATCCTGTATAGGGAATATTAGCCCTGTTTTCTCCACATTTTTCATTTGATAATCATCAAATGATCCCAAGAGAGAGTTTCCCTCGTACCATTCTTGCTTCTGAGATTTATGTAATATATTTTCTCCTTCAGCCGAAGAAATAGGAATAAAAGCTATCGGTTTTAAATCACATTCTTTCATGTAATCGCTACATTGCTCTGTAACAAAATTATAAATCTTTTCACTATATGCCACTAAGTCCATTTTTGTAACGACAACAATTATATTTTTTATACCAATTAATTTTAACAAAAATAAATGCCTCCTTGTCTGTTCCTTAATTCCTTCATTTGCCGCAACGACGACTACGGCTATATCAGCTTTTGACGCGCCCGTAATCATATTTTTTATATACTCTTTGTGCCCCGGAGCATCTATAATTACATATGATTTTTTCTCGGTTTTGAAATACATACAGGTTGTATCTATAGTCTTTTCCTCCGCTATTTCCTCTTGCAATTGATCAAGTAGCGAGGCGAAAGTAGCTGTAAGCTGACCTTTTTCAAGCCCCTCCATCCTTGCTTGGACTTCTCCGGGAAGAGTTTTTGTGTCATATAAAATCCTCCCTATCAAAGTGGATTTGCCGTGATCGATATGTCCCGTTATAACGATTTTTAATTCGGTATTCATATTTATTTACATATATCCGAGTGCGCGCAACTTTTGCATCATATTTGCCTGTTCTTTATCTTGCTTTCTCCCACTTCGTTCCGCAATCTTCGATATTTTAATTTCAGCTATTATTTCATCAACTGTAGAGGCATTACTTTCCATGGAAGTGGTAATTGCCCGGCAACCAAGGCTTCTATACCTTTTCCCATTATGGGCGAAATATAATTCATTTACCGGCATATTTTCTCTCTTTACATACTCCCAAATATCCAATTCCGTCCAATGCAAAAGTGGGTGAACTCGCATATGCTGTGAAGAGTTTGTATTATTTTGATAATGGTCCCATAATTCAGTTGGTTGATTTTCATAATTCCATTCGAAGGCTTTATTACGAGGTGAGAAATATCTTTCTTTGGCTCGAATACCATGTTCATCTCTTCTAATACCAACTAATAAAGCTTCAAACCCATATTTTTGGATTGCTTGCATAAGCGCATTCGTCTTCAATTCATGGCAACAAGTAAATGCATCATGAGTTTCATAACTTATACCGGCTTCCAAGGCTTTTTTATTTTTCTCTACCAATAAATCAAGACCAAACTCTTTTGCATATTTATCACGAAACGCATACATTTCAGGGAATTTAAAAGTTGTATCAATATGCATCACAGGAAATGGTATTTTTCCAAAAAAAGCTTTATGACAAAGCCATAAAAGAGTTGTTGAATCCTTCCCAATCGACCATAGAAGAGCTATTTTCTTGAACTTGAAGTATGCCTCTCGAATAATGTAAATGCTCTCATTCTCAAGAGCGTCCAATTTTTCCATAGTATTTAAATTCCTCGCAAGTATAATGCTTCACGTTAGACTGTGCAACAACATTAACCTATATTGTAAGATGCATCATTGGTTAAAAACCATCCTCGGTTTGGAACGATATATCTCTCTGAGAGAAAAATATAGAAAAGTAAAAAAAAAGGTGGGAATGAAAAGCAGGGAGGATGAGTTTTTTAAAGTAAAAAAGTCGAGACTCGGGCGTCTTGATGAGTCCTTACCTTTCGGCGTAAATATAATCGGATACATCACTGCCGAATGTGGCATAGGGCAAATATCACGTGGGATGATCATGGCGCTCAAACAAGCCGGAGTGGCCATATCCGTATATAATTTTGATATAGGTTGGCATCGAAATGCGGATAATTCCGTAGAAACATTTTCAGATGAGCTACCTTACTCTATAAATTTATGTTGTTTTAATGCGGATGAAACTCCTCGCAGGTTGAGTGAAATAGGAGCTGAAAAATTAAAAGGTAAATACAATATCGGACTATGGGCATGGGAGTTGGATAGTTTTCCGGATGAATGGAAGGGCGCTTTTGAGTACGTGCATGAAGTGTGGACGATTTCCGATTTCGCAAAAAAGTCCATTCAAAAGGCAACTGATCTGAAAGTATCAAAAATTCCATTATTAGTAGAGCCGATCGTGGACACAAAATTCAATCGGACATATTTCGGGATTTCAAAAGATGTATATGTATTTTTGTTTTCATTTGATGGGTTCTCATTTGCCGATAGGAAAAATCCATTTGCGACGGCGGCGGCGTACGCCGCCGCCTTCCCATCAGACAGCACCATGCTCATCATCAAAACTCAAAATCTGGATCGCTCACACGAGAAGAAATTACATGTGATTTTGAAAGGCACGCAGTATAGAATTATCAATGAATATTATGCTCAGGAGGAGTTCACCGGACTCCTTAATTCAATTGATTGCTATGTATCGTTGCATCGTGCGGAGGGTTTTGGTTATGGCCTTGCCGAAGCGATGTATTTGAAAAAAACCGTAATAGGCACGAACTATTCCGGCAATCTGGATTTCATGGACGATACGAATAGCTTCCTCGTACCTTACAAACTCGTGGAGATCGAGAAAACAGTCGGTCCATACAAAAAAGGAAATCACTGGGCGGATGTGGATATAGAGGATGCAGTCAAAATGATGAAAAAAGTCTATGAAGATCGAGATGAAAATTATATGCGTGAGAAACAAGAGCTTGCGCATGCGCAAATCATAAAACTGTATTCATCAGTATCTGTAGCAAATGCACTGAAGAAGCTTCTTAAATAAAACCAACTTAAATTAAGTTCAAAGTGTTTAAAGAGCCGGAAAAATAAAATAAAGTTTAAAGAAATAAAAAGCATAAAAATTATTTAATGACTTCTATCTCCTTTATCAGATCATCACCAAACCATTCAATCGATTCCTGTACCATCTGAAATTTATATTTATACAAACCTGGTTCGGATGGAGCCTTGATCAAATATTCAAATTTATAAATATCATCCGGAAAAACATCAACATCCTGCTCTAAAAGAATTCTATCTTCAATAACATTCTCATCAAAATGAAACATTTGAAATCCCAATTTATATAAACCATTATACGACCAAGGCAATTCCCCGACATTGATAACCGTTATAAATATGGGATATTCCTCGTTAACATGCAGAATTAAAGGAATATTATCAGATAAAATTTGAGAATCATTAAATAAATGTTCTGCGGAACCAATGGAGGAGAGGAGGTCACTTGCAGGTAATAATCCTATTGTTGTGGCACCTATATAATCAGGCGCCATTATCGCGTTTAGACTTCCTCCTTTCAAAAGGAACAATCCATCGGCTTCAAGATCAACATTACCGTCTCCGTCAAACCCTCCGGGAATATTGGAAAAATTAATAGAAATATCACTGTCATCAGTTTTCAACTTTTTACCCTTAAAAGTGTTTTCAAAAACAATTTCCCGCCCATTATTATAAAATAAAGTATTCCAAACCTCCGCATGACCTCCACCAAATTCCGACTTCTTCTGATAGCTGTTAACGCCAATAGCATTATTTTTAATAACATTATTCAAAATAACCGGACTGGACAAGTCCTTGACTTCAATGCCAATACTGCAACCATCCAATAAATTATTGACAACCAAAACATTACTTTTTTCGCCAAGACTAATACATTTATCACCGGATTCATATATATAATTATCCTTTATAAGAGTCGTACTCCCTGAGGTGTCTACAGCATCATCCCCGTTATTCTCAAATCTATTGCCAATGATGTTTCCACCCATAAAGTCAAAATCAATAGCATCCGCACTATTCTCAAAGAAATAAGAATTAAGAACATCTGAATTGGAATATTTAAAATTAAGAGAATCATCCGCTTTTGCATATTTGAAAGATGAATGATTAACTATGACATCGCTCACATGATAAGCGTTGAACATTCCGGAAAAATAAACACCGTTTATATAAGTTTCACTCCCGTTTTGGATATTAAAATAATCGAAAGTGCTTCCGGAAGCTCCCTCGTCAAGCATGGAAAATGTACCAAAAGGGATGATCGGATCTATCGAATATACATTTATAGGAGCGTCCTCCGCGCCATTAGCTGTAACCTTGGAATAAGAAACAAGAGAAACGCCTTGTGCCAAATAAATATTCGTACCCGGATCAATAATCAATTCAGTATTTTTAGGCACAATAATATCTTCATAAATATAAACATTCCCACTCAAAATCAATTTATCTTCATCGATATCAAATATTCCATATCTGTTATAAGTCTCCCGGGGAGAAAAATCTTTTTCATAAAAATAATAAGCATTCCCATCGGCAATTTCATAAAATAAATCTTCACCGGAAAGCTTTTTATCTGTAATACTGTTCTTAGCCTTTAAATCCAAACTATCAACAAAAATATTCCCCTCAAAATCGACAAAGGATAAATTTAAAAAATATTTGGTCTTTACAGTTTTTAAATTTTCATCAAAATCACTTCTAAATGAGACATCTTTAAGCAAAAAAGAAATATCCATAAAATCAGCGTCACCATCAAAAACATACTCATAATTTAATAAAACATCTCCATTGTCCTTTTTTAATTTAACAAAAACCTTTTGTCCGGGTAAAAAAGAATCATTAAAATGAATAATAAATTTATCAAAAAAATCATCGACCAATGAAATCGGAATTATCTCAACCTGTACATTTGTTCCAATCTGAACAACATTCATATATATCTTGGAAAAAGCCAAATCATGCAAAATATTTTTAATTAAAATAATTCCTCCTTTACCGGTTTTAGGCTCAATATAGTTCTGTAAAGTAAGTAGGACATCTTTTTTATTATCCAATATATCTTCGATATGGGAAAAATCATCGTCAATATTTTTCATTTGATCCCATAAATGTCTATATTCCTCTTGTAACAAAGCGGGGTCATGGATTAGATTCCAATTAAAATCGCTAAGATCATTATAATGCTTGGTTTTACAATATTTGGGATTGGTACTTTGATAATTATAAAAATCATCAATGGATTGCTTATAATCTTCTTCATTTCTATAAACAAAAATATTCTCGTTTTCCTTCAATTCAAAATTTGCAACAGAATTATATATTCTAAAAGATATGTCCTTTACCGGTTTTATGCCATTTTCAAGAACTATCTCCGTTTCATTGATTTTTGGAATAAGATCATCGTCCAAAAACAAAAATGACGAATTTTCAAATAGATAATCGGAAATATCCAATTTATCGGTATCTTCGGTAATGAAAATACGCTCGGAGCGAAAACGATCACCGTTTTTTACGGTCAAATCAATAAAACTCCCCGCCTCAAGGGGTTCTCTAAAATTCAAAATCAAATCTTCAATAATTAATTCGGAAATGGAAATCGGATTTATTTTAAGACTGATATTTTCCTTATTGTCCGACAAATAAACCATAAAATGCGAGGAAGTCAAATCTTCTCGTAAAAGAGACAAATTAAATGATAAAGAGGAAAAAGAATTAAGCAAATAATCTTCCCAAGAAAAAGTATCGATATCCAACGACGAACCAAACCCAGCCAAATAATTCGATTGTAAAAACCTCTGTATTTCATTCATCAATTCCGTGTTATTGAGAATTTCAAAAATCTTTTTATACTTATCTTGCCTAAAAGCCGGATTTTTATTTAAAGTTGAAAAAAAATCAATCTCCTCTCCTATCATAACTTCTTCGCCAATAGCGCAAAGCTCCACGTTGTTTTCAGCTTCCACCAAATTATACCTATAAACATAAACCATCTCTGACCCCACTATCGGATAAAATTTGCCGTCTGTCTCTTTATATACAAACGCCTGATTATCACCGGAAAGATCATGAGATGCTTGTAAGATAGACGACAGGGCGGAATATTTAATCAAATAGTCATAATCGAAAAAACTTATTAATCTTTCGTAATCATCATCTAAAATCGCCTGATTCAACAAAAAAATCAAATAATTAACTTTAGCTTTATCAATAAAGTCTCCGGAAACCTCGTTAAAACCAAACTCGT from Candidatus Peregrinibacteria bacterium carries:
- a CDS encoding GTP-binding protein, which translates into the protein MNTELKIVITGHIDHGKSTLIGRILYDTKTLPGEVQARMEGLEKGQLTATFASLLDQLQEEIAEEKTIDTTCMYFKTEKKSYVIIDAPGHKEYIKNMITGASKADIAVVVVAANEGIKEQTRRHLFLLKLIGIKNIIVVVTKMDLVAYSEKIYNFVTEQCSDYMKECDLKPIAFIPISSAEGENILHKSQKQEWYEGNSLLGSFDDYQMKNVEKTGLIFPIQDIYSDNESNYIVGRVEAGRVRENDDILILPAKKETKIVSIWQWKKVIEEANQGECIGLRLGNMSNVKRGDIITNKNSGLKVGKYFKALIFWLHDVASNDIGDKLKIEIATQSSTCTIKETHRKIDSSTLKELPLDAPMLYLTEVGEVSIETQEPIVFGNFSNNATLGKFVLLKDDEIVAGGIIL
- the cysD gene encoding sulfate adenylyltransferase subunit CysD produces the protein MEKLDALENESIYIIREAYFKFKKIALLWSIGKDSTTLLWLCHKAFFGKIPFPVMHIDTTFKFPEMYAFRDKYAKEFGLDLLVEKNKKALEAGISYETHDAFTCCHELKTNALMQAIQKYGFEALLVGIRRDEHGIRAKERYFSPRNKAFEWNYENQPTELWDHYQNNTNSSQHMRVHPLLHWTELDIWEYVKRENMPVNELYFAHNGKRYRSLGCRAITTSMESNASTVDEIIAEIKISKIAERSGRKQDKEQANMMQKLRALGYM
- a CDS encoding glycosyltransferase; translated protein: MKSREDEFFKVKKSRLGRLDESLPFGVNIIGYITAECGIGQISRGMIMALKQAGVAISVYNFDIGWHRNADNSVETFSDELPYSINLCCFNADETPRRLSEIGAEKLKGKYNIGLWAWELDSFPDEWKGAFEYVHEVWTISDFAKKSIQKATDLKVSKIPLLVEPIVDTKFNRTYFGISKDVYVFLFSFDGFSFADRKNPFATAAAYAAAFPSDSTMLIIKTQNLDRSHEKKLHVILKGTQYRIINEYYAQEEFTGLLNSIDCYVSLHRAEGFGYGLAEAMYLKKTVIGTNYSGNLDFMDDTNSFLVPYKLVEIEKTVGPYKKGNHWADVDIEDAVKMMKKVYEDRDENYMREKQELAHAQIIKLYSSVSVANALKKLLK
- a CDS encoding right-handed parallel beta-helix repeat-containing protein, with the protein product MKDMNICRLKWVLFFSVFLFSGCFLKQPPREGFVNIIKDTVFRVDYDSEVIDFDIPDTMSYGEVYNASVTFKNTGSIEWNSFDGYKMGAFHDNVDDAFSRKKVLATIKSGNNTKLYFPLIAPFEGDFYSFNLRMLKEHVLWFGETIEANVRLIDEQNAEFPKMEKFNLLLSEDDLDYFDEFTENSLVAGCSFNELVEWRRAKLLFNGEKYDVKVKIHAASLNHYTGQNKSYKIKLLDDKTINGYSKFKLIIFSDRSFHPLINYIFYDFLDLYGAEHKLVSFALNDSDYFSYYFLGNNFKEYAVINELSNSSYIGKARVLDCLFNFFIRLEGGGHQNFLNYEFGFNEVSGDFIDKAKVNYLIFLLNQAILDDDYERLISFFDYDYLIKYSALSSILQASHDLSGDNQAFVYKETDGKFYPIVGSEMVYVYRYNLVEAENNVELCAIGEEVMIGEEIDFFSTLNKNPAFRQDKYKKIFEILNNTELMNEIQRFLQSNYLAGFGSSLDIDTFSWEDYLLNSFSSLSFNLSLLREDLTSSHFMVYLSDNKENISLKINPISISELIIEDLILNFREPLEAGSFIDLTVKNGDRFRSERIFITEDTDKLDISDYLFENSSFLFLDDDLIPKINETEIVLENGIKPVKDISFRIYNSVANFELKENENIFVYRNEEDYKQSIDDFYNYQSTNPKYCKTKHYNDLSDFNWNLIHDPALLQEEYRHLWDQMKNIDDDFSHIEDILDNKKDVLLTLQNYIEPKTGKGGIILIKNILHDLAFSKIYMNVVQIGTNVQVEIIPISLVDDFFDKFIIHFNDSFLPGQKVFVKLKKDNGDVLLNYEYVFDGDADFMDISFLLKDVSFRSDFDENLKTVKTKYFLNLSFVDFEGNIFVDSLDLKAKNSITDKKLSGEDLFYEIADGNAYYFYEKDFSPRETYNRYGIFDIDEDKLILSGNVYIYEDIIVPKNTELIIDPGTNIYLAQGVSLVSYSKVTANGAEDAPINVYSIDPIIPFGTFSMLDEGASGSTFDYFNIQNGSETYINGVYFSGMFNAYHVSDVIVNHSSFKYAKADDSLNFKYSNSDVLNSYFFENSADAIDFDFMGGNIIGNRFENNGDDAVDTSGSTTLIKDNYIYESGDKCISLGEKSNVLVVNNLLDGCSIGIEVKDLSSPVILNNVIKNNAIGVNSYQKKSEFGGGHAEVWNTLFYNNGREIVFENTFKGKKLKTDDSDISINFSNIPGGFDGDGNVDLEADGLFLLKGGSLNAIMAPDYIGATTIGLLPASDLLSSIGSAEHLFNDSQILSDNIPLILHVNEEYPIFITVINVGELPWSYNGLYKLGFQMFHFDENVIEDRILLEQDVDVFPDDIYKFEYLIKAPSEPGLYKYKFQMVQESIEWFGDDLIKEIEVIK